One Hordeum vulgare subsp. vulgare chromosome 4H, MorexV3_pseudomolecules_assembly, whole genome shotgun sequence DNA window includes the following coding sequences:
- the LOC123448733 gene encoding uncharacterized protein LOC123448733, whose product MASAASEVDPAVVEEPSSAGGSREEAAETEPADGEEEGECGFCLYMKGGGCKEAFVSWEECVQAAEKEGSDMLDRCSQATADLKKCMDAHADYYAPVLQTKQTVSDQAEAAIAAATADTNKNPSPDTDETKMEEAPVESAAIAADEKEVVVEQATSSTAAEGVKKEEAIVHEAESVFG is encoded by the coding sequence ATGGCGTCGGCAGCGTCCGAAGTCGATCCCGCCGTCGTTGAGGAGCCGTCTAGCGCCGGAGGCAGCCGAGAGGAGGCGGCCGAGACAGAGCCGGCGGatggggaggaagaaggggagtGCGGGTTCTGCCTGTACATGaaaggtggaggttgcaaggaggCGTTCGTGTCGTGGGAGGAGTGCGTGCAGGCGGCGGAGAAGGAGGGCTCCGACATGCTCGATCGCTGCTCCCAAGCCACCGCCGACCTCAAAAAGTGCATGGACGCCCACGCCGACTACTACGCCCCCGTGCTCCAGACTAAGCAGACCGTCTCCGACCAAGCCGAAGCCGCCATCGCTGCTGCCACCGCCGATACAAACAAGAACCCCTCCCCGGACACTGATGAGACCAAGATGGAAGAAGCTCCTGTCGAGTCTGCCGCCATCGCTGCCGATGAGAAGGAGGTGGTGGTTGAGCAGGCTACTTCCTCCACGGCCGCCGAGGGGGTGAAGAAGGAAGAGGCAATCGTCCACGAGGCAGAGTCCGTCTTTGGGTAA